The Candidatus Hinthialibacter antarcticus genome has a segment encoding these proteins:
- the cmk gene encoding (d)CMP kinase, producing MSARKPIVAIDGPVGVGKSSVAALLAKRLGFVYIDTGAMYRAVTLKALRQNINLENQEAVAALAQTIELRFVREQSDLRILCDGEDVSEAIRAPEVSRGTSPVADNVKVRECLVAMQQALGREGGVVMEGRDIGTVVFPDAEIKIYLNADPKVRADRRYRQLVEKGKPADFESTYQDLIERDRRDAMRPVGALKMADGAIEFDSSKLNQEQVIEQLYNVVISHPSASSHFC from the coding sequence GTGAGCGCGCGCAAACCGATTGTCGCGATTGACGGCCCGGTGGGCGTCGGCAAAAGTTCCGTCGCGGCGTTGTTGGCGAAACGCTTAGGCTTTGTTTATATTGATACGGGCGCCATGTATCGCGCCGTGACCTTAAAGGCGTTGCGACAAAACATCAACCTTGAAAATCAAGAGGCCGTTGCCGCGTTGGCGCAGACCATTGAGTTGCGTTTTGTACGAGAGCAAAGCGACTTGCGAATTCTGTGCGACGGCGAAGACGTGTCCGAAGCGATCCGCGCGCCGGAAGTCAGTCGCGGAACTTCACCTGTCGCAGACAACGTGAAAGTGCGCGAATGCCTGGTCGCCATGCAGCAAGCGTTGGGGCGCGAAGGCGGCGTTGTGATGGAAGGCCGCGATATCGGCACGGTTGTATTTCCCGACGCAGAGATCAAAATTTATCTCAACGCCGATCCAAAAGTCCGCGCGGACCGCCGCTATCGACAGTTGGTCGAAAAAGGCAAACCCGCTGATTTTGAATCCACCTATCAGGATTTAATCGAGCGCGACCGCCGCGACGCGATGCGGCCTGTGGGCGCGTTAAAAATGGCGGACGGCGCCATTGAGTTTGATTCAAGCAAATTGAACCAGGAACAAGTAATCGAACAACTCTACAATGTAGTGATTTCACATCCCAGCGCATCATCACATTTTTGCTGA
- a CDS encoding dicarboxylate/amino acid:cation symporter: protein MSGTNRFSENLLLIGIVIGVVLGIVCGAVFGEKMLAVAFIGDMFMNALKAVMIPLIMASMIVGVASLGDLRKLGRLGGVTVLYYLTTTTIAVVLGVIMIKIFNPGEGIQFGAMELPEAIRGKEFSFIDLIMGFVPSNIFQSMAEGQILPLIISTLLFGGVLTTLGEKGKPVLAFFEGLDAAMMKIVVIIMWFAPIGVFALIAATLGKYGGGEAVWTVLKSLGWFVATVLTGLFVHAFVVIPTLLYVFAKRNPITYFMNMLSAVMTAFSTASSAATLPLTMRCVEENNNVNPQVSGFVLPLGATINMDGTAFYEAAGVLFIASAYGFDLAFGQQMVLILTAVLASIGAAAIPHAGLITMVLVLSALGLPIEGIALIFPVDWFLDRFRTAVNIWGDSVGAAVVEHQTAGYIDMPETQS from the coding sequence ATGTCGGGGACGAACCGTTTTTCAGAAAACCTATTATTGATTGGCATCGTGATCGGCGTTGTGTTGGGCATCGTCTGCGGCGCCGTGTTCGGCGAAAAAATGTTAGCCGTTGCATTCATCGGCGATATGTTTATGAACGCGCTCAAAGCGGTAATGATTCCCCTCATCATGGCGTCGATGATCGTTGGCGTGGCCAGCCTGGGCGACTTGAGAAAGTTGGGCCGGCTCGGCGGCGTAACGGTGCTCTACTATTTGACGACAACCACCATCGCAGTTGTTCTCGGCGTGATTATGATAAAAATTTTTAACCCCGGCGAAGGCATCCAGTTCGGCGCGATGGAACTGCCCGAGGCCATTCGCGGCAAGGAATTTAGTTTCATCGACCTCATTATGGGGTTCGTTCCGTCGAATATTTTCCAAAGCATGGCAGAAGGACAAATTCTTCCATTGATTATTAGTACGCTGCTGTTCGGCGGCGTGTTGACCACGCTCGGCGAAAAGGGCAAACCTGTCCTCGCTTTTTTTGAGGGCCTTGACGCCGCCATGATGAAGATCGTGGTCATCATAATGTGGTTTGCGCCCATTGGCGTTTTCGCGCTCATCGCGGCGACGCTGGGCAAGTACGGCGGCGGCGAGGCGGTGTGGACGGTTCTCAAAAGCCTGGGCTGGTTTGTCGCCACAGTTTTGACGGGGCTGTTTGTACATGCCTTTGTTGTGATCCCGACGTTGTTGTATGTGTTTGCAAAACGAAATCCAATCACCTACTTCATGAATATGCTCAGTGCGGTGATGACGGCGTTTTCGACGGCGTCCAGCGCGGCGACCTTGCCGCTGACCATGCGATGCGTGGAAGAAAATAATAATGTGAATCCCCAGGTTTCAGGATTTGTCTTGCCCTTAGGCGCAACCATCAACATGGACGGTACCGCGTTCTACGAAGCGGCGGGCGTATTGTTTATCGCCAGCGCGTATGGATTTGATTTGGCGTTTGGTCAACAAATGGTCTTGATTTTGACGGCGGTTTTGGCGTCAATCGGCGCCGCCGCCATCCCTCACGCGGGGCTGATTACGATGGTGTTGGTTTTGAGCGCATTAGGGCTGCCGATTGAAGGCATCGCGTTGATTTTTCCGGTCGATTGGTTCTTGGACCGCTTCCGTACGGCGGTGAATATCTGGGGCGACTCCGTCGGCGCGGCGGTTGTCGAACATCAAACTGCTGGATATATAGATATGCCGGAAACTCAATCGTGA
- the acpS gene encoding holo-ACP synthase, producing MSIIGLGMDLIQISRIEQTLIRHGERFTRRVFHDYEVRLANTRKKNAEYLAGCFAVKEAALKAFGDFPGRGIPWSEIFITHERTGKPVLHFEGRAKALADEKGANRYHVTITHDGDVAAAVVILED from the coding sequence ATGTCAATTATTGGCTTAGGCATGGATTTGATCCAAATTTCACGGATCGAACAGACATTAATTCGTCACGGTGAGCGCTTTACCCGCCGCGTATTTCACGATTATGAGGTACGGCTCGCCAATACGCGTAAGAAAAACGCCGAATATCTCGCTGGATGTTTCGCTGTCAAAGAGGCCGCTCTCAAAGCCTTTGGTGATTTTCCTGGACGCGGCATCCCCTGGTCAGAAATTTTTATTACCCACGAACGTACGGGCAAGCCCGTCTTGCATTTCGAAGGCCGCGCCAAAGCGCTGGCGGACGAAAAGGGAGCAAACCGCTATCATGTGACCATTACCCATGACGGCGATGTGGCTGCCGCTGTAGTGATTTTAGAAGATTAA
- a CDS encoding tetratricopeptide repeat protein → MVQKMRFANLCLIIGVIIAGAMGCSQNTPEAVFNRGVKHYQEGDMIAASIYLDDFITKFPEDERTLDAYGLLANSYLQMRDFGSARGVFQDIAANYAEADIIYNCSMQIGTTYASEGNLPMAVAAFQGVIDATDNVSWRVNANWRTAEAYGSAKETDAAKEYFEKIVTIADTEVEDVTQAYGLKISAYERSGLIYQASQQFEEARGAYRKSLDVAKSATGIPGVTEARQSAVLKWAHTYAFANDFITAATIYDHLQNNEYIQDSIKPQLVVWKIESLRSMLGNKSEYEPEEIAVLVHEHQRLIDNYDNTDYGTSARVEIARLVKDSTPEVANQYLNEAVERFEKIIAEPPSVERPVLAMFQIVDAYIKMERWDDANQTLDRIKLTYSDVPQAMQEVQRLVQLVESKKAQAEQPAEKEE, encoded by the coding sequence ATGGTTCAAAAAATGCGATTTGCCAATCTTTGTTTGATAATCGGCGTCATTATTGCCGGTGCGATGGGGTGTTCTCAGAATACGCCGGAAGCAGTGTTTAACCGGGGAGTCAAACACTATCAGGAAGGCGATATGATCGCCGCTTCCATCTACCTGGATGATTTCATTACCAAGTTTCCCGAAGACGAACGCACACTCGACGCCTATGGCCTCTTGGCGAATTCCTACTTGCAAATGCGCGACTTCGGCAGTGCGCGCGGCGTGTTTCAAGATATTGCGGCGAACTACGCCGAAGCGGACATTATTTATAATTGCTCGATGCAGATCGGAACCACCTACGCAAGCGAGGGCAACCTGCCGATGGCGGTGGCGGCCTTTCAAGGCGTGATTGATGCAACAGACAACGTCAGCTGGCGCGTGAATGCAAACTGGCGCACTGCCGAAGCCTATGGCAGCGCCAAAGAAACCGATGCGGCGAAAGAGTATTTTGAGAAGATTGTTACAATCGCCGATACGGAAGTCGAAGATGTGACCCAAGCCTATGGCCTCAAAATATCAGCCTATGAGCGGTCGGGCCTTATCTATCAAGCGAGCCAGCAATTTGAAGAAGCGCGCGGTGCGTATCGTAAAAGCCTTGATGTGGCGAAGTCGGCGACCGGGATTCCCGGCGTGACCGAAGCGCGCCAATCGGCAGTATTAAAATGGGCGCATACTTATGCGTTCGCCAATGACTTCATTACCGCCGCGACCATTTATGATCATTTGCAAAACAATGAGTACATTCAAGACTCGATCAAACCGCAGTTGGTTGTCTGGAAAATCGAAAGCCTACGCAGCATGTTAGGCAATAAATCCGAATACGAGCCCGAAGAAATTGCGGTGTTGGTGCACGAACATCAACGCTTAATTGATAACTACGACAACACCGATTACGGCACCAGCGCGCGGGTGGAGATTGCCCGTTTAGTCAAAGATTCAACGCCGGAAGTCGCGAACCAATATCTCAATGAAGCCGTTGAGCGCTTTGAAAAAATCATCGCCGAACCGCCCTCGGTTGAACGCCCTGTTCTGGCGATGTTTCAAATCGTCGACGCCTATATCAAGATGGAACGCTGGGACGACGCCAATCAGACGCTCGACCGAATCAAACTGACATACTCCGACGTCCCGCAAGCCATGCAGGAAGTGCAGCGGCTGGTACAATTAGTCGAGAGCAAAAAAGCCCAGGCCGAACAACCTGCTGAAAAAGAAGAATGA
- the aroA gene encoding 3-phosphoshikimate 1-carboxyvinyltransferase, translated as MKSNHSLEHGVCIVRPSGALNGVIRVPGDKSISHRAVMLGGLAHGKTTIHGFLESEDCIATLKAFERMGVLAARDGGDFLIQGAGAAGLQEPDNVLDMGNSGTGSRLLLGVLAGQPFTAVLTGDSSLRSRPMARVTNPLSEMGACFMGRKNGTLLPLTVQGGKLKGIQYKSPVASAQIKSAILLAGLFAEGETAVHEPGPSRDHTERMLQSFGVEVKCEPGLVALQGNQILKGHTIDVPGDISSAAFFMVAAAILPDSDLLIEGVGVNPTRTGILEVLQEMGADISIQNERMMGAEPVADIRVRHSELRGVRVSGETVVRMIDEFPIFAVAAAYATSESVVEGAEELRVKESDRITAVVNQLKRMGADLQETPDGFTVKGGGGLRGAEVMSLGDHRIAMSAVVAALAAQGETKIQGTAPVATSFPNFFELMNSLQDGCVEVKQ; from the coding sequence ATGAAATCAAACCATTCTCTTGAACACGGCGTATGTATCGTACGCCCCAGCGGCGCGTTGAACGGCGTAATCCGCGTCCCCGGCGATAAATCCATTTCTCATCGCGCCGTGATGTTGGGCGGCTTGGCGCATGGCAAGACGACGATCCACGGTTTTCTCGAAAGCGAAGATTGCATCGCGACGCTGAAGGCCTTTGAACGCATGGGTGTTCTTGCGGCGCGCGACGGCGGCGATTTTCTCATTCAGGGCGCTGGCGCTGCGGGGCTGCAAGAACCCGACAACGTGCTCGATATGGGAAATTCCGGCACAGGGTCGCGTTTGTTGCTGGGTGTTCTCGCCGGGCAGCCGTTTACCGCAGTGTTGACGGGCGACTCTTCATTGCGCTCTCGCCCAATGGCGCGGGTGACCAATCCATTGAGTGAAATGGGCGCCTGCTTTATGGGGCGGAAGAATGGAACTCTCCTGCCGCTGACCGTACAAGGCGGCAAGTTAAAGGGGATACAATACAAATCTCCCGTCGCCAGCGCACAGATTAAATCCGCGATCTTATTGGCGGGCTTGTTCGCGGAAGGCGAGACCGCCGTTCATGAACCCGGCCCCTCACGCGACCATACCGAGCGCATGTTACAATCGTTCGGCGTTGAAGTGAAATGTGAACCGGGTTTGGTTGCACTACAAGGCAACCAAATTTTAAAAGGTCATACCATTGATGTGCCCGGTGATATTTCGTCTGCGGCGTTCTTTATGGTCGCCGCCGCGATATTGCCCGATTCTGATTTATTGATCGAGGGCGTCGGCGTGAACCCGACCCGGACGGGAATTCTTGAAGTGCTGCAAGAAATGGGCGCGGATATCTCAATTCAAAACGAACGCATGATGGGCGCCGAACCGGTTGCGGATATTCGCGTCCGTCATTCCGAACTACGCGGCGTACGCGTTTCCGGCGAAACCGTGGTCCGCATGATTGACGAGTTCCCCATCTTCGCGGTTGCGGCGGCGTATGCGACATCTGAGTCGGTCGTAGAAGGCGCCGAAGAGTTGCGCGTGAAAGAGTCCGACCGCATCACGGCTGTCGTGAACCAACTCAAGCGCATGGGCGCCGACTTACAAGAAACACCCGATGGATTCACCGTCAAAGGCGGCGGCGGTTTGCGCGGCGCGGAAGTGATGTCGCTGGGCGATCATCGCATCGCCATGTCAGCGGTCGTCGCGGCGCTCGCGGCGCAGGGCGAGACCAAAATACAGGGTACGGCGCCGGTCGCGACTTCGTTCCCCAACTTTTTCGAATTGATGAATTCGCTGCAAGATGGCTGCGTCGAGGTGAAACAGTGA